A region from the Sandaracinus amylolyticus genome encodes:
- a CDS encoding MBL fold metallo-hydrolase, which yields MGIDIRFWGVRGSIASPGPRTAGVGGNTSCVEVRCGDRVLVLDVGTGARALGERLAREGVEDVQVLLSHLHWDHIQGLPFFAPAWIPGRRVTVRGAPSTSTPGLSLEGSIAAQMMPPHFPVRLEDMRATIGFEEIAIGRDLALDDVSVRAARLAHPGGVLGWRIEHAGRSVVYATDTEHVAGGEPDATLVELARDADVLIYDAMDTDAEHAARVGWGHSTWRAGVAVADAARVGQLVLFHHDPQRDDEAVEAIERAAAERRHGTIAAREGMVIGLGGRREARAA from the coding sequence ATGGGCATCGACATCCGGTTCTGGGGCGTGCGCGGGAGCATCGCGTCGCCGGGCCCGCGCACCGCGGGCGTGGGCGGCAACACGAGCTGCGTCGAGGTGCGATGCGGTGATCGCGTGCTCGTGCTCGACGTCGGCACGGGCGCGCGCGCGCTCGGGGAGCGGCTCGCGCGCGAGGGCGTCGAGGACGTGCAGGTGCTGCTCTCGCACCTGCACTGGGATCACATCCAGGGGCTGCCGTTCTTCGCGCCGGCGTGGATCCCGGGGCGGCGGGTGACGGTGCGCGGCGCGCCTTCGACGTCGACGCCGGGGCTCTCGCTCGAGGGCTCGATCGCCGCGCAGATGATGCCGCCGCACTTCCCGGTGCGGCTCGAGGACATGCGCGCCACGATCGGGTTCGAGGAGATCGCGATCGGACGCGACCTCGCGCTCGACGACGTGAGCGTGCGCGCCGCGCGCCTCGCGCACCCGGGCGGCGTGCTCGGATGGCGCATCGAGCACGCGGGGCGCAGCGTGGTGTACGCGACCGACACCGAGCACGTCGCGGGCGGCGAGCCCGACGCCACGCTCGTCGAGCTCGCGCGCGATGCCGACGTGCTCATCTACGACGCGATGGACACCGACGCGGAGCACGCGGCGCGCGTCGGGTGGGGCCACTCGACGTGGCGCGCGGGCGTGGCGGTGGCGGACGCGGCGCGGGTCGGGCAGCTCGTGCTCTTCCATCACGATCCGCAGCGCGACGACGAGGCGGTCGAGGCGATCGAGCGCGCTGCGGCGGAGCGGCGCCACGGCACGATCGCGGCGCGTGAAGGCATGGTGATCGGGCTCGGAGGGAGGCGCGAAGCGAGGGCGGCGTGA